Proteins from one bacterium genomic window:
- a CDS encoding hydantoinase B/oxoprolinase family protein: MVDAITTEIIRHGLLSACEEMARNLCRTSYNTVVYETHDYGVGLHDVNGDIAADAPGIAVFTRGNDYGIKRSIEFLGTDSMKPGDVFINNYPYWSSAHTLDPLVFAPIHFDGRLVGFASCRCHVLDLKQKDPGYVLDSTDMYQEGIFFPVVKLYREGEINEDVFNIVRFNSRMPSHTIGDLQAQVSAVVTGVRRTREIADKFGVETLTAAMDAINVHGERLALAALRRMPKGTWSAEDYMDNDGVDLDRPIKMAVTITITDDEMIVDWTGSDEGVRGPINLPRGLTEAFNCLIFKALTTPEWPVTAGNFRPLRVITKEGSVMHAVPPMPTFTLWGGLLGGEVMLKALAQGMPDRVPACSGGDVCSVMALGDDPRTGGPWLEGMNDAVGFGAHAGGDGEDGIMHLSEPGCRNNPVEVLEIKGPLLIDHYGYRPDTGGPGKHRGGVGISRVYRFLAPATAIAILYKTVSPPWGINGGKEADPNHVVIDPGTENEERKAGSYNFLEAGQVLANNTGGGGGWGNPFERDPALVAKDVRNGFVSVEAAERDYGVAVDPATFNVDTKRTATLRA, from the coding sequence ATGGTTGACGCCATAACGACCGAGATCATCCGTCACGGGCTTCTCTCGGCCTGCGAGGAGATGGCCCGGAACCTGTGCCGTACGTCCTACAACACGGTCGTCTACGAAACCCACGACTACGGGGTGGGACTGCACGATGTGAACGGAGACATCGCTGCCGACGCTCCGGGCATCGCCGTGTTCACCCGCGGCAACGACTACGGCATCAAGCGATCGATCGAGTTCCTGGGAACGGATTCGATGAAGCCCGGGGACGTGTTCATAAACAACTATCCGTACTGGTCGTCGGCCCATACGCTCGACCCGCTCGTGTTCGCTCCGATCCATTTCGACGGGCGCCTGGTCGGGTTCGCGTCCTGCCGGTGCCATGTGCTCGACCTCAAGCAGAAGGACCCGGGATACGTACTCGACTCCACCGACATGTACCAGGAGGGGATCTTCTTCCCGGTCGTGAAGCTGTACCGGGAAGGCGAGATCAACGAGGACGTATTCAACATCGTGCGCTTCAACAGCCGGATGCCCAGCCACACGATCGGGGATTTGCAGGCCCAGGTGTCGGCTGTCGTCACCGGGGTCAGGCGAACCCGTGAAATCGCCGACAAGTTCGGGGTCGAGACCCTCACCGCCGCCATGGACGCCATCAACGTCCACGGCGAACGGCTGGCGCTGGCGGCCCTGCGGCGAATGCCCAAAGGCACGTGGAGCGCCGAGGACTACATGGACAACGACGGGGTGGATCTCGACAGACCGATAAAGATGGCCGTGACTATCACTATCACCGACGACGAGATGATCGTCGACTGGACGGGGAGCGACGAAGGGGTTCGCGGTCCGATCAACCTACCGCGGGGCTTGACCGAGGCGTTCAACTGCCTGATCTTCAAGGCTCTCACCACTCCCGAATGGCCGGTGACGGCCGGCAACTTCCGCCCGTTGCGGGTGATCACCAAGGAGGGATCGGTGATGCACGCCGTTCCACCCATGCCCACCTTCACCCTGTGGGGTGGATTGCTGGGCGGCGAGGTGATGCTGAAGGCCCTGGCACAGGGGATGCCGGACCGCGTACCCGCCTGTTCCGGGGGCGACGTGTGTTCCGTCATGGCTCTCGGAGACGATCCCCGGACCGGAGGACCGTGGCTGGAGGGCATGAACGACGCGGTCGGCTTCGGCGCCCACGCCGGCGGAGATGGTGAAGACGGCATCATGCATCTGAGCGAGCCCGGCTGCCGCAACAATCCCGTGGAGGTGCTGGAAATCAAGGGTCCGCTGCTGATCGACCACTACGGCTACCGGCCCGACACCGGAGGCCCCGGTAAGCACCGCGGCGGCGTGGGTATCAGCAGGGTCTACCGGTTCCTCGCCCCTGCCACCGCCATAGCGATCCTGTACAAGACCGTGAGCCCTCCATGGGGCATCAACGGCGGGAAGGAAGCCGACCCCAACCACGTCGTGATCGACCCGGGAACGGAAAACGAGGAGCGGAAGGCAGGCAGCTACAACTTCCTCGAAGCCGGACAGGTTCTCGCCAACAACACCGGAGGCGGCGGCGGCTGGGGCAACCCCTTCGAGCGCGACCCGGCACTGGTGGCGAAAGACGTCCGCAACGGCTTCGTATCCGTCGAGGCAGCCGAACGCGACTACGGCGTCGCAGTGGACCCCGCCACCTTCAACGTGGACACCAAACGAACGGCAACCCTCCGCGCATGA
- a CDS encoding amidohydrolase family protein, with product MTANLLSIVNGLVFDGVGPEPVEYPIHTEGGRIVGLEGPPPEAARVIDARGRVVTPGLIDAHLHAYTVSVDLLENEALPMSYVAAKAARRLEATLRRGFTTVRDVAGGDIGLRTAIDEGIIDGPRYLFTGPGLTQTGGHGDARPGHLAIEVLGHHAGEIVDGVDDLRRAVRERFRTGSHAIKIFTSGGVASPTDPLRIRQYSAEEVRAVCDEASRRDSYVAAHAYSPEAIAHSVTNGVRTIEHGNLINEQAAVLMAEHGAYLVPTLIAYDAMGRRGPGLGLSPVSERKNREVLEAGLSSIGIARRAGVRIGLGTDLVGDLEDEQLLEFRNRCEVDTVGDVLRSATSVNASILRRPDLGVIREGAIADLVVLGGNPFERTDVLWSPDRLVIRSGKVVEP from the coding sequence TTGACCGCCAATCTGCTGTCGATCGTGAACGGTCTGGTGTTCGACGGTGTCGGCCCCGAGCCGGTGGAGTACCCGATCCACACCGAGGGTGGGCGGATCGTGGGCTTGGAGGGTCCACCTCCGGAGGCGGCGCGGGTGATCGACGCCCGGGGTCGTGTCGTGACACCCGGCCTGATCGACGCCCATTTGCATGCCTACACGGTGAGCGTGGATCTCTTGGAGAACGAGGCCTTGCCGATGAGCTACGTGGCCGCCAAGGCGGCCCGCCGCCTGGAAGCCACCCTACGCCGCGGGTTCACCACCGTACGAGACGTGGCGGGCGGCGACATCGGCCTCCGGACCGCCATCGACGAGGGGATCATCGACGGTCCCCGCTACCTCTTCACCGGTCCGGGCCTCACCCAGACCGGAGGGCACGGCGATGCCCGTCCCGGTCACCTCGCCATCGAGGTCCTCGGCCACCATGCCGGGGAGATCGTCGACGGGGTCGACGATCTGCGACGGGCGGTGCGGGAGCGTTTCCGGACCGGTTCCCACGCCATCAAGATCTTCACTTCCGGGGGTGTGGCTTCGCCCACGGATCCGCTCCGTATCAGGCAGTACTCCGCTGAAGAGGTGAGGGCCGTCTGTGACGAGGCATCACGGCGGGACTCCTACGTAGCCGCCCACGCCTACTCCCCAGAGGCGATCGCCCACTCGGTGACGAACGGCGTGCGGACCATCGAACACGGAAACCTCATCAACGAGCAGGCAGCCGTGCTCATGGCGGAACACGGCGCCTATCTGGTCCCCACCCTGATCGCCTATGACGCCATGGGACGGCGCGGCCCCGGTCTCGGCCTTTCCCCGGTCTCCGAGCGCAAGAACCGCGAGGTACTGGAAGCGGGCCTGTCGTCGATCGGCATCGCCCGCCGGGCCGGAGTACGCATCGGTCTCGGAACCGACCTGGTCGGCGACCTGGAGGACGAACAGCTCCTCGAATTCAGGAACCGGTGCGAGGTGGATACGGTAGGCGACGTCCTCCGCTCCGCCACCTCGGTCAACGCATCCATCCTGCGGCGACCGGACCTGGGGGTGATCCGGGAGGGCGCCATCGCCGACCTGGTGGTGCTGGGAGGCAACCCCTTCGAGCGAACCGACGTGCTCTGGTCACCGGATCGGCTGGTCATCCGATCGGGAAAGGTGGTGGAACCATGA
- a CDS encoding mechanosensitive ion channel family protein, whose amino-acid sequence MSSYLIAQSVADACGVDPGSVCGLVYDLTGSSGTARLAELAARPIKVVLILLLAWIVSRIVRRWLDRLVEGWLSKRSEVAAAISGTLEPDDDGPGLGEAALERARRMVDQQERSGQRTRTLGSVLRSVSSAIIYGMALMMALAEFDVNLGPLIAGAGIAGVAIGFGAQSLVKDFLSGVFMLLEDQYGVGDVVDVGDTVGVVEEVKLRTTQVRDINGTLWYIPNGEIARVANLTQDWGQAVVDIEVAYDTDIAAAMALIKEVADGLWREQLESFTIIQEPTMAGVQAFGDNSIALRLMVRTEPGEQFGTARELRKRLKFALDDAGIEIPFPQRTIWVRSQPGGVALPGEGGAGSSG is encoded by the coding sequence ATGTCTTCCTACCTGATCGCCCAGTCCGTTGCGGACGCATGCGGTGTCGATCCGGGGTCCGTGTGCGGCCTCGTCTATGACCTGACCGGTAGCAGCGGGACCGCTCGCCTTGCGGAACTGGCGGCCCGTCCGATCAAGGTGGTACTCATCCTGTTGCTGGCCTGGATCGTCAGCCGGATCGTGCGCCGATGGCTGGACAGGCTGGTGGAGGGCTGGCTGTCCAAGCGCTCTGAGGTGGCGGCGGCCATCTCCGGAACCCTCGAGCCGGATGACGACGGGCCCGGACTGGGCGAGGCCGCGCTCGAGAGGGCCCGCCGCATGGTGGACCAGCAGGAGCGGAGCGGCCAGAGGACGAGAACGCTCGGTTCGGTGCTGCGGTCGGTCTCCTCGGCGATCATCTACGGCATGGCCCTGATGATGGCCCTGGCGGAGTTCGACGTGAACCTGGGCCCCCTGATCGCCGGCGCCGGCATAGCCGGTGTGGCGATCGGTTTCGGCGCCCAGAGCCTGGTCAAGGATTTCCTCTCCGGTGTGTTCATGCTGCTCGAGGACCAGTACGGGGTGGGCGACGTGGTCGATGTGGGGGACACGGTCGGCGTCGTGGAGGAGGTCAAGCTCCGTACCACCCAGGTGCGCGACATCAACGGGACGCTCTGGTACATCCCCAACGGAGAGATCGCCCGGGTAGCCAACCTCACCCAGGACTGGGGCCAGGCCGTGGTCGACATCGAGGTCGCCTACGACACCGATATCGCGGCGGCGATGGCCCTCATCAAGGAAGTGGCGGACGGGTTGTGGCGTGAGCAACTCGAGTCGTTCACGATCATCCAGGAGCCGACCATGGCGGGTGTTCAGGCGTTCGGGGACAACTCCATCGCCCTGCGCCTGATGGTCAGGACCGAGCCCGGAGAGCAGTTCGGCACGGCGCGGGAACTGCGAAAGCGTCTCAAGTTCGCTCTTGACGACGCGGGGATCGAGATCCCGTTCCCGCAGCGCACCATCTGGGTGCGTTCGCAGCCGGGCGGGGTCGCCCTGCCGGGTGAAGGCGGTGCGGGTAGCTCCGGTTAG
- a CDS encoding aminotransferase class III-fold pyridoxal phosphate-dependent enzyme, translating into MYVGAAGCYLEDTHGNRLFDANAGLWCVNIGYGREEMVEAIREQAGRMSYGQIFGRDRRSGPTGSQQSLLQHGGLDRQRDGGADRPPARD; encoded by the coding sequence ATGTATGTGGGCGCGGCCGGGTGCTACCTGGAGGACACCCACGGCAACCGGCTCTTCGACGCCAACGCCGGCCTGTGGTGTGTCAACATCGGCTACGGGCGCGAGGAGATGGTGGAAGCCATCCGGGAACAGGCCGGACGGATGAGCTACGGACAGATCTTTGGCCGGGATCGCAGATCTGGCCCCACCGGGTCTCAACAGAGTCTTCTTCAGCACGGGGGGCTCGATCGCCAACGAGACGGCGGTGCGGACCGCCCACCGGCTAGGGACTAG
- a CDS encoding CocE/NonD family hydrolase produces the protein MTGWLEERPAAARTRPNVRIPMRDGVELSADLFYPESDEPAPVILKYYPYRKDDLLRGATVDNVAYYGAHGYITALLDIRGTGASAGVSDRMLRLQEWEDGYDAVEWVAAQPWCDGSVGMTGVSYGGYSTLLTAAQAPPHLKAIAPVYAGWDLYENSHPGGMWQTFIWSGAYNAMMSAFSAAPPAADPEGAWLEIWEEHLTNNKPWLNSWLRDQVDGPAWHEGSIRYGLENIQCATFIIGGWHDIFVSDPFYMYMGLNPDVPKKLMVGPYLHTPPNIGFPGPRVDHLHEIVRWFDQHLKGEDTGIVDEPPIAIWVRGYDQPQARRETAAGYWRSESDWPLARAESETLYLQPGGRLTDEAPEDGGGGSVSYACDPAVGVSTMGLMTGLAGDTGLPLDQRREAPGSVVFIGERLEADLELTGFPHATLYVSSTAEVTAFSVKLVDVHPDGPWALVSRVIKNATQRNSRTDPAPLVPGEVIELNIELEPVSYVFGAGHRLGIMVASSDFPLVWPLPEHATNTVHMDRDHPSRVTLPVVSRHDSGLPAPDYRPAPPLPEASGTTEPLRWELVESLSGTGVSVVVSWGSDAIQDNGARICWHVDFRATTDRAKPAESSIEAAFRFDVDHGASTTEVRTTSRVAGNSDAFHGVTAVEVRTDGMPCFSRTWHCSVPRGFL, from the coding sequence ATGACCGGCTGGCTCGAAGAAAGACCCGCCGCGGCCCGAACCCGGCCCAATGTCCGTATCCCGATGCGCGACGGTGTCGAGTTGTCGGCCGACCTGTTCTACCCGGAGTCGGACGAGCCCGCTCCGGTGATCCTCAAGTACTACCCATACCGCAAGGACGACCTGCTGCGCGGCGCCACGGTGGATAACGTGGCCTATTACGGCGCCCACGGGTACATAACCGCCCTGCTCGACATCCGCGGGACCGGTGCCTCGGCAGGTGTGTCCGACCGGATGTTACGCCTCCAGGAGTGGGAGGACGGTTACGACGCGGTGGAGTGGGTGGCCGCGCAGCCATGGTGCGACGGCTCGGTGGGCATGACCGGGGTTTCCTACGGTGGTTACTCGACCCTGCTCACCGCTGCCCAGGCGCCTCCCCACCTCAAGGCCATCGCGCCGGTCTACGCCGGATGGGACCTCTACGAGAACAGCCATCCGGGAGGGATGTGGCAGACGTTCATCTGGTCGGGCGCCTACAACGCCATGATGAGCGCGTTTTCCGCGGCGCCTCCGGCGGCCGATCCAGAAGGCGCCTGGTTGGAGATCTGGGAGGAACACCTCACCAACAACAAGCCGTGGCTCAACTCCTGGTTGCGGGACCAGGTCGATGGCCCCGCGTGGCATGAGGGCTCGATCCGGTACGGGCTCGAGAACATACAGTGCGCCACCTTCATCATCGGCGGCTGGCACGACATCTTCGTGTCGGACCCGTTCTACATGTATATGGGCCTGAATCCGGACGTTCCCAAGAAGCTAATGGTGGGCCCATACCTGCACACTCCGCCCAATATCGGGTTCCCGGGGCCGCGCGTCGATCATCTCCACGAGATCGTGCGGTGGTTCGACCAGCACCTGAAGGGAGAGGACACCGGGATCGTCGACGAACCTCCCATCGCCATATGGGTGCGGGGTTACGACCAGCCCCAAGCTCGCCGGGAGACGGCGGCCGGTTACTGGCGGAGCGAATCCGACTGGCCCCTGGCCCGGGCCGAGAGCGAGACCCTCTATCTCCAGCCGGGAGGGCGCCTGACGGATGAGGCGCCCGAAGATGGAGGGGGCGGCAGCGTCTCCTACGCGTGCGACCCCGCGGTGGGTGTGTCGACGATGGGGTTGATGACCGGGCTCGCCGGGGATACGGGCCTGCCCCTGGACCAGCGCCGGGAAGCGCCCGGGTCGGTGGTGTTCATCGGAGAGCGGCTTGAGGCCGATCTCGAATTGACCGGTTTCCCCCACGCCACGCTGTACGTGTCCTCGACCGCCGAGGTCACCGCCTTCTCGGTCAAGCTGGTAGACGTCCATCCCGATGGGCCGTGGGCGCTGGTATCCAGGGTGATCAAGAACGCCACCCAGCGGAACTCCCGGACCGATCCGGCACCCCTCGTGCCGGGGGAAGTTATCGAGCTGAACATCGAGCTGGAACCCGTTTCCTACGTGTTCGGCGCGGGCCACCGATTGGGGATAATGGTCGCCAGCTCCGATTTCCCACTGGTGTGGCCGCTGCCCGAACATGCGACCAACACCGTCCATATGGACCGCGATCACCCCTCGCGGGTCACCCTGCCGGTGGTGAGCCGGCACGACTCCGGCCTGCCCGCGCCGGACTACCGGCCCGCGCCGCCCCTTCCCGAGGCATCGGGGACCACCGAGCCCTTGCGCTGGGAGCTGGTGGAGAGCCTCTCCGGCACGGGGGTGAGCGTGGTTGTCTCATGGGGCAGCGACGCCATCCAAGACAACGGTGCCCGGATCTGCTGGCACGTGGACTTCAGGGCTACCACCGACCGGGCCAAGCCGGCGGAATCGAGCATCGAAGCCGCCTTCCGCTTCGACGTGGACCACGGGGCTTCCACCACCGAGGTCCGGACGACCAGCCGCGTTGCCGGAAACAGTGACGCGTTCCACGGCGTTACGGCGGTCGAGGTTAGAACTGATGGAATGCCCTGTTTCTCGCGCACCTGGCACTGCTCGGTCCCACGGGGATTCCTGTGA
- a CDS encoding phosphoribosyltransferase family protein, with protein sequence MRFTDRAHAGSVLAGELGHLAGQPAVILGLPRGGVPVGYEIARRLGAPLEVLLVRKLGVPVQPELAMGAIGEGGVRVLDEQRIERLGIRSAAVERVERRERRELARQAERFRGNARPADLEGKTAVIVDDGIATGATARAACLITRRLGAGRVVLAAPVAPRDASATFAEVADELVVAHTPRRFAAIGMFYRDFRPTPDHSVVELLDLARQWTPGHEPGR encoded by the coding sequence ATGAGGTTCACCGACCGGGCGCACGCCGGCAGTGTGTTGGCCGGAGAACTCGGCCACCTCGCCGGCCAACCCGCCGTGATCCTGGGCCTGCCCAGGGGCGGGGTCCCGGTCGGCTACGAGATCGCTAGGCGTCTCGGCGCTCCCCTGGAGGTGTTGCTGGTCCGCAAGCTAGGGGTACCGGTCCAGCCGGAACTGGCCATGGGCGCCATCGGCGAGGGCGGGGTACGCGTCCTGGACGAGCAACGGATCGAACGGCTCGGTATACGGTCGGCGGCCGTCGAGCGGGTGGAGCGTAGAGAGCGCCGCGAACTGGCCCGCCAGGCGGAACGGTTCCGTGGCAATGCCCGTCCCGCAGATCTGGAGGGCAAAACCGCGGTGATCGTCGATGACGGCATCGCCACGGGCGCCACCGCCCGTGCCGCCTGCCTGATCACCCGGCGCCTCGGGGCCGGGCGGGTCGTGCTGGCCGCTCCGGTCGCTCCCCGCGACGCATCGGCAACCTTCGCCGAGGTGGCTGACGAGCTGGTGGTGGCCCACACGCCGCGGCGCTTCGCGGCCATCGGCATGTTCTATCGCGACTTCCGGCCCACCCCGGACCATTCGGTGGTCGAGCTACTGGACCTTGCCCGGCAATGGACGCCCGGCCACGAGCCGGGGCGCTGA
- a CDS encoding hydantoinase/oxoprolinase family protein, protein MSPNRLAVDVGGTFTDVVHLDGSGEIRFEKVPTTPDDPSLGVIDSIARVDAALDRTSLFTHGTTLALNALLTRSGSRTAVVATAGFRDVYLLGRTSRDGNYDILYRTPPRLVQRCDTFEVTERLMYDGSVRTEFDEADARRIAALIRDGGYEAVAVAFLHSYTNPAHEVAMRQVLAEVIPEVEVSISSDLSREYREYERTSTAVLDAYIKPIVRTYLYDLGAELAAGGFKGRFLMMRSGGGAMTASSARENPVNLILSGPAGGVIGAAGFARMIGEPNLVTVDMGGTSLDASLVIEGQPVMHQGAEFESLPINISSLYIHTIGAGGGSIAWTDEAGGLQVGPHSAGADPGPASYGSGGSEATFTDAALVVGYLGQETPLGGTLTLDADLARGALEPLAERMGITVEELALGVVRISAVKVMGAVRSITVELGRDPKDFALLAFGGAGGIVAVDVARELGMGTVIIPPGQGAFSALGMLMAHVQHDFAQTALMPLESLEAGRLESSYAEMSARAVDTLQSEGFPVERQVLARSVDVRYSGQEHPVSITLPAGTADPIAYLGQRFAELHHRQYGHTMTDPVEVTTLRLSATGTVDQPRLPTLPRREAGLPEPFATRPVLDAGGAYRAPAGVYRREDLCRDDEIAGPAVIVEHTATTVIHPGDHLVVGEHGELVITLGVTDG, encoded by the coding sequence ATGAGCCCCAACCGCCTCGCCGTCGACGTGGGCGGCACGTTCACGGACGTGGTCCATCTCGACGGCAGCGGAGAGATCCGCTTCGAGAAGGTACCCACCACGCCGGACGACCCGAGCCTGGGGGTGATCGATTCCATCGCCCGGGTCGACGCGGCGCTTGACCGCACATCCCTGTTCACCCACGGCACCACCCTGGCCCTTAACGCGCTGCTGACCCGCTCCGGCTCCCGAACCGCCGTAGTGGCCACAGCGGGGTTTCGGGACGTTTACCTGCTGGGGCGGACCTCCCGGGACGGGAACTACGACATCCTGTACCGGACCCCTCCCCGCCTGGTGCAACGATGCGACACCTTCGAGGTGACGGAGCGCCTCATGTACGACGGCTCCGTCCGCACCGAATTCGATGAAGCCGACGCCCGCCGGATTGCCGCACTGATACGCGACGGAGGCTACGAGGCGGTGGCCGTTGCCTTCCTGCACTCCTATACCAACCCTGCCCATGAAGTGGCGATGCGGCAGGTTCTGGCAGAGGTCATCCCCGAAGTGGAGGTGTCGATCTCGTCGGATCTTTCCCGCGAGTACCGGGAGTACGAGCGGACCAGTACGGCGGTCCTTGACGCATACATCAAACCGATCGTGCGGACCTACCTGTACGACCTGGGCGCAGAGTTGGCGGCAGGAGGCTTCAAGGGTCGGTTCCTGATGATGCGGTCCGGCGGTGGCGCCATGACGGCGTCTTCCGCCCGTGAGAACCCCGTGAACCTGATCCTGTCAGGACCGGCGGGAGGCGTGATCGGAGCGGCGGGGTTCGCCCGGATGATCGGGGAGCCCAACCTCGTCACGGTCGACATGGGCGGTACCAGTCTGGACGCCTCGCTCGTCATCGAGGGGCAACCGGTCATGCACCAGGGCGCCGAGTTCGAGAGCCTGCCCATAAACATCTCGTCGCTTTACATCCACACGATCGGAGCCGGCGGTGGCTCGATCGCCTGGACTGACGAAGCGGGCGGACTCCAGGTCGGGCCGCACAGTGCCGGCGCGGATCCGGGGCCCGCCTCCTATGGATCCGGTGGAAGCGAGGCCACGTTCACCGACGCCGCCCTCGTAGTGGGTTATCTCGGCCAGGAGACCCCGCTGGGAGGGACCTTGACCCTCGACGCGGATCTAGCCCGCGGCGCACTGGAACCGCTCGCTGAGCGCATGGGCATAACAGTGGAGGAGCTCGCCCTCGGTGTGGTACGGATCTCGGCGGTCAAGGTCATGGGAGCGGTGCGCTCGATCACCGTCGAGTTGGGCCGCGACCCGAAGGACTTCGCGCTCCTGGCGTTCGGCGGCGCCGGCGGGATAGTGGCGGTCGACGTGGCCCGAGAGTTGGGTATGGGCACCGTCATCATCCCTCCGGGCCAGGGCGCCTTCTCCGCGCTGGGAATGCTGATGGCGCACGTACAGCACGACTTCGCGCAGACCGCCTTGATGCCGCTGGAGTCTCTCGAGGCCGGACGGCTCGAAAGCTCGTACGCCGAGATGTCGGCGCGAGCAGTAGATACGCTGCAGTCGGAGGGCTTTCCTGTCGAGAGGCAGGTGCTGGCGCGCTCGGTCGACGTCAGGTACTCCGGCCAGGAACATCCGGTGTCGATCACCCTCCCGGCCGGGACAGCGGACCCGATCGCATATCTGGGACAGCGGTTCGCCGAACTCCACCATCGCCAGTACGGCCATACGATGACCGATCCGGTCGAGGTCACGACGCTGCGTCTGAGCGCCACCGGGACGGTCGATCAACCCAGGTTGCCGACACTTCCCCGCCGGGAGGCCGGGCTGCCCGAGCCGTTCGCGACCCGGCCGGTCCTTGACGCCGGGGGCGCCTACCGGGCCCCTGCCGGGGTGTACAGGAGGGAGGACCTCTGCCGTGATGACGAGATCGCCGGACCGGCGGTGATAGTCGAGCACACCGCCACCACCGTCATCCATCCGGGCGACCATCTGGTGGTGGGGGAGCATGGCGAACTCGTGATAACACTGGGGGTTACCGATGGTTGA
- a CDS encoding universal stress protein has translation MQQVLAAVDLSPMSRRVADRGRILAEAHQAELRLVHVAEPPDVPLPDEMLERIHLYRQSQAEDLLTWINARARCQADLEVRSGNMAIELAKLSRKAGLVITGTSSVDQTRIGPRTTRLARKLHASVLSVRRLLRSPYRRAIAAVDLSEASTSAVDLALLLATGADTVTAVASLPTDDETMLSDAGVMPERLDVLRRERLSLLEERMQKFVAGWGGLVTPVVLDGPPPQTVAEFARISNADLVVAASRGAGNANMVLLGSNAEALMRTVPCDVAIARVPGRFYRP, from the coding sequence ATGCAGCAAGTGCTCGCTGCGGTCGATCTGTCCCCGATGTCCCGCCGCGTGGCCGATCGAGGCCGGATACTCGCAGAGGCACACCAGGCCGAACTCAGGCTGGTCCATGTCGCCGAACCGCCCGACGTCCCGCTCCCCGACGAGATGCTGGAGCGGATACACCTGTACCGCCAGAGCCAGGCGGAGGACCTGCTGACCTGGATCAATGCCCGCGCCCGATGCCAGGCGGATCTGGAGGTCCGGTCGGGGAACATGGCCATCGAACTGGCCAAGCTGTCCCGCAAAGCCGGGTTGGTGATCACCGGCACGTCCTCAGTCGATCAAACGAGGATCGGCCCCCGCACCACCAGGCTGGCCCGCAAGCTGCATGCCTCGGTGCTCAGCGTGCGGAGGCTGCTGCGTTCCCCGTATCGCCGGGCGATAGCGGCCGTAGACCTTTCCGAGGCCAGCACTTCAGCCGTCGATCTGGCCCTCCTCCTGGCGACGGGCGCCGACACGGTGACGGCCGTAGCGTCGTTACCCACCGACGACGAGACCATGCTCTCCGATGCGGGGGTCATGCCCGAACGGCTCGACGTGCTGCGCCGCGAGCGCCTCTCCCTGCTGGAGGAGCGCATGCAGAAGTTCGTAGCCGGCTGGGGCGGCCTGGTCACCCCGGTGGTCCTGGACGGGCCCCCGCCCCAAACCGTGGCCGAGTTCGCCCGGATCAGCAACGCCGACCTGGTGGTGGCCGCCAGCCGCGGCGCCGGCAACGCCAACATGGTCCTCCTGGGCAGCAACGCCGAAGCCCTCATGCGCACCGTCCCCTGCGATGTGGCCATAGCCCGCGTGCCGGGTCGCTTCTACCGCCCCTAA